The sequence below is a genomic window from Anopheles cruzii chromosome 3, idAnoCruzAS_RS32_06, whole genome shotgun sequence.
ATGGAAAACAACGCACTTCACCCTCAGCTCGAACGTGCTTCCGTTTTCACGTGATTTAGCCCGAACccgaatcaaaacaaacaccttCTTTCATCAATAGTCGCCATCTTTGTTTTCATGGCCTGTTCCATCTGCTGCAAAGCAAGGTACACGTTCGAAGCATGTCGGaaagtgctgctgcttgagCTACATTATCCTTTTGTCCTTACCGCTTGGTTCTGCTCCTCGGCCACTGCGATCTCTTCGTAATCCATGGCTGACCACCCCGATTGCAAACACGAGGTGAGCTGGCACAAATTCAATTAAGTTCAATtttcaccgttccgttcgactCTTTTACACTGGCTCGTTTAACGGGAACACTTTTAGCACAAGAACGTTACACAAACGGTCGTCTTCAGAGGCCAAAACCTTCAACTTTGTCAAGGAACCAGCACCAAATTCGTGCAATGTTGATCTCGTCTGTAATGTTGAATGGCGTGTGTGCTTTGTTTTGAAAGTGCCCAAGGCCTGactttccttctctttctacgaggaagtgtGTCTCACTCGCGCTTTCGTGCACTTGTCGgaacttgtgtgtgtgcgtgttgccTGCTGGttaaaaacatcgaaacatcgCGCAATAAACAGCGACACGTTTTGTGCCGTTCCGCGGTTGACCCGTTTATGGATTTCGGAAGCCGGAAAACAAATGCAAAGCGAGTGTTTCTCTTCTGTAACTTAGTCTTTACTGAGCGATGTATGATTATTACTTCTGCCTGAGGACCTATCTTCAGCGCTATTGGTGAATGGCTTAGTTCGTGTAACAGTGAAAAAACAAGATGAAACGATAGCACACATTCCCGAGATGAATTAGTCTCATTACGTTACTGGTCGGGAACGGAATACAGTCGATGGTTCGATCGCCAAACTCCTGACCGAATGTCTTCCGATTGAAGCGCTGTAGGAAGGCGGGAAGTAGGGGCAGCCTTTACGTTGGTTTTCCCGTCGACAGCAGGGCCAACAGACCACCGGCGCCGACCAGCGAGAAGATGTAGTTGAGGCTGGGGGTGAACGATCGCAACAGATAGAAACTGGCGAAGATGACCAGCGCCAAGAAGAGAGCATTGTTGTAGAAGATCGAGAAGGTGGAAGCTTCGTACTCGGCCACATCGATCTTCTTCCACAGAATGCGCTCGTCCTTTTCCTTGCGGCTCATCTTCTTATCGTCCGCCAGCAGGGCCGTCATTTCGCGCGTTACCGCATCCTCGCGCTTGTTGGCGATTTTGTGCTTCAGGGTGAACTTGGTGTTCCGGTAGGCCATCGCCAGCAGGTAAGTACACAGTCCGGTGACGATCACGAAGAACGCCAGCGACGGCAGCAGCTCAATCTGGTGCACTCTCCAGAACAACCCTGCGTGGCGAATAACCCATGATCAGATTGCATTCCACTGTAGCGATCGAAAGCACAACTGTCTACTTACAGATGGGCACCGCCGATACAATTGCCGCGTTGCCGTAGAAGAGAACATTCGACTTGGTGCTTACGTTCCGGCTAaaatcctgcagcagcaattCCTCCTCCTTGGTGAATCCCGACGCCTCGTTCTCTGATGCCATGGTGTTTACGAGATAAAAAGAAGTTTTCACCTTCGCAACGAAAGGTTTCTCTGTGACGATTGGAACCGAGGCTGGACGCAAATGCCGCGAGCTTTAATGTTTCACGGAATCTCCGGTTCGCAAACGTAACGATACGTGTCAAGATTTCGACGATGTGGAAGCCGATTTCGGACCGTCAAACGAAGTTGACAGCTCAGGCTTGTTGCCAGTCAATCGGCATTTGACCGAAAACACTCACGCCAAATGGAAACGTTTTGGGAGCTACTCTGACAAGTTTGATGGATGGAGGTTAGAGCCCAATAATTGTatttttgattatttaattttaagaacaataGTTTTGGTTTTAAATCTCCCTTTTATCAATTTTCGATGCCCAGTGCCCGAAAAGCCTTTAACGAAAATCTAAAAGGGCTAACACTCGAAGCTGTCATTAAGCGAAATAAGCAACCCTGACACTTTCTTTGACAGTTGACAAAATTTCAAGCAAACAAGTCGACCAAAACAAAGCCTTCCCTTCGGATACTTTGGGCGTCTTAAGAAATAGGATTATTTTTTCGTAAGTGCAATGGGCGGAGGAGATTTGGTAAGTCCTTGGTTCAGCTTCAACCCTACTGCGCTGATCACACACTAACGCTGTTTATCGATTTCAGAATACGAAAAAATCATGGCATCCAAATACGATGAAAAATCAGGAACGAGTCTGGAAGGCGGAACAGCAGGAGGCAGCCGAAAAGCGGCGGCTCAATGAACTGCGCCGTGAAATTACGGAAGAGCGCAATCGGGAGGAATTGAAAAGTATCGCAAAAAAGTCGGGAGTTATACccgacgatggtgacgatAAGAAGCTCGAGTGGATGTATCGCGGCCCTTCGCAGCTCGTCAACCGGGAAGAGTATCTGCTCGGGC
It includes:
- the LOC128275473 gene encoding translocon-associated protein subunit gamma translates to MASENEASGFTKEEELLLQDFSRNVSTKSNVLFYGNAAIVSAVPIWLFWRVHQIELLPSLAFFVIVTGLCTYLLAMAYRNTKFTLKHKIANKREDAVTREMTALLADDKKMSRKEKDERILWKKIDVAEYEASTFSIFYNNALFLALVIFASFYLLRSFTPSLNYIFSLVGAGGLLALLSTGKPT